Proteins from a genomic interval of Trifolium pratense cultivar HEN17-A07 linkage group LG6, ARS_RC_1.1, whole genome shotgun sequence:
- the LOC123889050 gene encoding FBD-associated F-box protein At3g52670-like has protein sequence MAAESNSKRRRIVAEEDRISSLPDCVLSHILSFLPTKTSVATSILSNRWRHIWKHVSVLDFSDDFRDESLFEKARRNNKLFEHFQNFSVFVNRVFSLRMPYPIEKMSLSCVKSLYNIESCTSSIDTWVCSVIGPHLKEFSLEIDPIQKYQFEPPITLFTCTNLVSLSLIGETGMLSSIYIDPRFAEEIRLPSLNYLKLHMNNVDIHTMNGFLVGCPILETLDTRLFGFNYNKLRVPSTLKRLKISSCSCLEMDLYSLGFDDLNTFSDVGNLQNVVKASLDVFRCSDGCYLADILVNFFDDLSGIKHLSLSISTIKLLLGDPVHLRFPEFRHLLHLELILPWFNQNSLLSLLHACPMLQVLIIQNDKKESTSPEWTAQSTVPNCILSHLTYIQFKGCEGFPDELLFAEYILQNGLVLNKMSIADISVDILKYYILRRLSNVPRASRLCQLTFD, from the exons ATGGCGGCTGAGTCGAACTCCAAAAGACGACGAATAGTAGCAGAAGAAGACAGAATCAGCAGTCTACCAGACTGTGTGCTCAGCCATATCCTTTCTTTTCTCCCCACCAAAACCTCTGTTGCAACAAGCATTCTGTCGAACAGATGGCGCCACATTTGGAAGCATGTTTCCGTTCTTGATTTCTCCGACGACTTCAGGGACGAATCGTTATTCGAAAAGGCAAGGAGAAACAACAAACTATTCGAGCACTTCCAAAACTTTTCTGTTTTTGTAAACAGGGTATTCTCTCTTCGTATGCCTTACCCAATTGAAAAGATGAGTCTCTCATGTGTTAAATCTCTTTACAACATCGAATCATGCACCAGTTCAATCGACACATGGGTTTGCTCTGTCATTGGACCACACCTCAAGGAATTCAGCCTCGAAATCGATCCCATTCAGAAATATCAATTTGAACCTCCAATCACCCTCTTCACTTGTACTAATCTCGTTTCCCTCAG TCTCATTGGGGAAACAGGAATGTTGTCGTCAATATATATTGACCCACGGTTTGCTGAGGAAATTCGTTTACCATCACTTAATTACTTGAAACTCCACATGAATAATGTGGATATTCATACAATGAATGGCTTCCTCGTTGGCTGTCCTATCCTAGAAACTCTAGATACTCGTCTTTTTGGTTTTAACTATAATAAACTCCGTGTGCCATCTACATTAAAGAGGTTGAAAATCAGCAGCTGTTCTTGTCTAGAAATGGATTTGTATTCGCTTGGTTTTGATGATCTTAACACATTCAGTGATGTTGGCAACTTGCAAAACGTGGTGAAAGCGTCTCTTGATGTTTTTCGTTGTTCTGATGGTTGTTATCTAGCTGACATATTAGTCAACTTCTTCGATGATCTCTCTGGAATAAAACATCTATCTTTGAGTATTTCAACAATAAAG TTGCTACTAGGTGACCCTGTTCATCTACGTTTCCCAGAATTCCGCCATTTACTTCATCTGGAGCTCATTCTTCCGTGGTTCAACCAAAACTCTCTATTGAGCCTACTTCATGCTTGTCCTATGCTTCAAGTTCTTATAATTCAAAACGATAAG AAAGAATCAACCTCACCAGAATGGACTGCACAATCAACTGTTCCAAATTGTATTTTATCACATCTGACCTATATCCAATTTAAAGGCTGTGAAGGATTTCCAGATGAGCTGTTATTTGCAGAGTATATTTTGCAGAATGGACTTGTTTTGAATAAAATGAGTATTGCTGATATTTCTGTAGACATTTTGAAGTACTACATCCTCAGAAGATTATCCAATGTTCCAAGGGCCTCTAGACTTTGTCAACTTACATTTGATTGA
- the LOC123889051 gene encoding F-box/FBD/LRR-repeat protein At4g26340-like — protein sequence MEDTKRGKADEEENADRISNLPDFVLSHILSFLPIKTAVSTSLLSPRWRHIWKKHLSVLDFSDDFFQPNDDRLELFKTLAVFVNGVFTLRKPCEVRKMRLSCTHSLVDHKVCTYSVNTWVHSVIGPHLKELDLTLYSNDDDDGGYCFEPPISLSACINIVSLSLNGAVYFNLKRAKAIRLPSLKKLQLHIGYVEVSPMNALLSGCPNLETLDLCFYAEDSGGIIRVPPSLKWLKIIINNSDAGASLEIDVPVLEYLCIANITITDANNLQNVVEASVDVFPSSAASAFTFLKLLSALTGIKHLVLSRSTTKWLLGGPTDLHFPEFRHLLHLELILPWFNSYSLLSLLQTCHLLQVLIIQNDKDQSPLPICATQPSVPSCLVSHLASIELKGYRGFPDELLFAEYVLQKGLVLKTMIIVDISVDPNKKFDTLRRLSNVPRASANCQLTFD from the exons ATGGAAGACACAAAACGAGGAAAAGCAGATGAAGAAGAAAACGCAGACAGAATCAGCAATCTACCGGACTTTGTACTGAGCCACATCCTCTCATTCCTCCCTATCAAAACCGCCGTTTCCACAAGCCTTCTTTCTCCCAGATGGCGCCACATTTGGAAGAAACATCTCTCAGTTCTCGACTTCTCTGACGACTTTTTCCAACCAAACGACGACCGTTTAGAACTCTTCAAAACCTTAGCGGTTTTTGTAAACGGCGTCTTCACTCTCCGCAAACCTTGCGAAGTTCGTAAGATGCGTCTCTCATGTACCCATTCTCTCGTCGACCACAAGGTTTGTACCTATTCTGTCAATACGTGGGTCCACTCCGTCATTGGGCCCCACCTCAAGGAACTCGACCTCACTCTCTATTCCAACGACGACGACGACGGAGGATATTGCTTCGAGCCTCCCATCAGCCTCTCTGCTTGCATTAATATAGTTTCCCTCAG TCTCAACGGTGCAGTATATTTTAACTTGAAACGAGCTAAGGCGATTCGTTTACCATCACTAAAGAAGCTACAACTTCACATCGGTTATGTGGAAGTGTCTCCCATGAATGCCCTCCTCTCTGGCTGTCCTAACCTAGAAACTCTCGATCTTTGCTTTTATGCTGAGGACAGCGGCGGTATAATTCGTGTGCCACCTTCATTGAAGTGGTTGAAAATCATCATTAACAATTCAGACGCCGGGGCTTCCCTTGAAATTGATGTGCCTGTTCTTGAGTACCTCTGCATTGCAAATATCACAATCACTGATGCCAACAATTTGCAAAACGTGGTGGAAGCGTCTGTTGATGTTTTTCCTTCCTCGGCTGCTTCTGCCTTCACTTTTCTCAAGCTCCTCAGCGCTCTCACTGGAATAAAACATCTAGTGTTGAGTCGTTCAACAACAAAG TGGCTACTGGGTGGCCCCACTGATCTACACTTTCCAGAATTTCGCCATTTACTTCATCTAGAGCTCATTCTTCCATGGTTCAACTCGTATTCTCTGCTGAGCCTGCTTCAGACATGCCATCTGCTTCAAGTTCTCATAATTCAAAACGACAAG GATCAGTCACCCTTACCAATATGTGCTACACAACCAAGTGTTCCTAGTTGTCTTGTATCACACCTGGCCTCCATTGAATTAAAAGGATATCGAGGATTTCCAGATGAGTTGTTATTTGCTGAATATGTTTTGCAAAAAGGGCTTGTTTTGAAAACAATGATTATTGTTGATATATCGGTGGACCCAAACAAAAAGTTCGACACTCTTAGAAGATTATCTAATGTGCCAAGGGCCTCTGCAAATTGCCAACTTACATTTGACTAA